One Synechococcus sp. Nb3U1 genomic window, TACAACAACTGCTGCGCTCTGTGGTGCAACGCTATCTACAGCCCCCCCTTGGGCAGGTGTTTAGTGCCGGGATGACGGAGCTGATGCGGCAACCGGAGTTTTCCCAGGCCCAGCAAGTGCAGGCGGTGGTGCAGTTGATCGAGGAGGGATCCCAGCAGCTGCAAGGCATGATAGGCCTCCGGCCCATGGACATGACAGGCCTCCGGCCCATGGACATGACAGGCCTCCGGCCCATGGACATGACAGGCCTCCGGCCCATGGACATGACAGGCCTCCGGCCCATGGACATGACAGGCCTCCGGCCCATGGACATGACAGGCCTCCGGCCCATGGACATGACAGGCCTCCAATCCTCTAAGACAAGACAGTCCTCATCCCCCAAAGCAAAGGCCGGTTCCACCGATGAGGAGGAGGGAAATGGGGAACAGGATCCCCACCACCCCAGGATCCCTGTGATCATTTATATTGGCAGTGAAAATCCTCTGGAATCCCTGCACCACTGCACAGTCATCGCCTCTACCTATCACCGTCGATCTTCTCCCCTTGGTACTGTCACCCTGTTGGGGCCAACCCGGATGGCCTACGAACGCAGTATTGCGGCAGTGCAGACGGTAGCCTCTCATCTCACTCGCGCCCTTGCCTGAGGAACCTCGTCGCGCTTGAAGGGGATCCGGTGTAACTGTGGCCAGGCTCTCTCCTCTGCACCTGCGAGTACAGCACACCATCCGACAGAAACAACTTTTCCACCCTGGTCAGCGGCTGCTGGTGGGGCTTTCTGGTGGCCAAGATTCCTTTTGTCTGCTCAAGATTCTCCAGGATTTGCAACCTCGCTGGGACTGGAAACTGTTTGTCCTCCACTGTGATCACCGCTGGTCAGAAGATGAAACCGATTGTGCTCAATTTTTGCAGAAATGGCTGCAGCAGCAGGGCCTACCCCACGCTGTGGAAACCGCTGATCCCATCCGCTGGGATGAGGCTGGGGCTAGGGCTTGGCGCTACCAACAACTGTCCAAATGGGCCAAGGCTTGGGATTGTTCTGCTGTGGTGACTGGGCACACCGCCAGCGACCGAGCGGAAACCTTTTTGTTTAATTTACTGCGGGGCACAGGAGTATCTGGGTTAACCAGCCTGGATTGGCAACGTTCTTTGGAGGGTAGGGATCTCGATTCTCCGCTTTTGGTACGGCCTTTATTGGATGTTTCCCGTCACGAAACAGAGCAATTTTGCCAAGTCTATTCCTTACCCGTCTGGCCAGATCGCAGCAATCTGGACTTAGCCCATGCCCGGAATCGGTTGCGCCTGGAAGTGATCCCCTATTTGCGGGAGCATCTCAACCCTCAATTGGAATCGGCTTTGAACCGTGTGGCCTCTTTGCTGGAGGCTGAACATGAGCTGGTGTTGGCCCAAACCGCCCAACTTTGGCTCGTGGTATACCGGCCGGATCCGCCAAGGCTGTTGCGGGATCCCTTGCGAAAAGCTCCTTTAGCCATTCAGCGGCAAATGCTATTCCAGTTTCTAGAGAGGGTACTGCCTCATCACCCAAGCTTTGCACAGGTGGAAGCCGGGATCCGCTTGTTGCACACAGGCCGTGGCAGCCGGACTCCCGATTACCCTGGTGGCGGTTGGATGGAGGTACAAGGAGAACATTTGATTTGGAGGGATCCCAGCTAAGGTTAGGCCAAGGTTCACCACTCCCAATCTGGGAGTGGTTCGCGTATATATCCGCGTACATACATGGGTTCTGGTGTTCTGTTCCCCTTTGACCCGCTCTTGACAAGCCTCTTGAGGAACTGCTAGCTTTAACTACCTAGTGCGGATGTAGCTCAGTGGTAGAGCTTCTCGTTGCCAACGAGACGGTCGCGCGTTCGAATCGCGTCATCCGCTTCCTGGCTCCCTCCCTTTCCTCAGATTTTCAAGCTGAGATCCTCTCTCTCTCAAATCCTCTCTGTGACGGGTCTAGGGGTCTGTTTGTCCCGGCCCTTTTATTCTGGGCATCATTCCGAGGTGAGTGCCCACGGGAGTGGGAAATGGTTCTTGGAACACCGATTCCATCTCCCGCAAAGACAAGATCAACACGGGATCCCCCTCATCCGTGCTCAGAGACAAGGGATCCGCTGCGGTACCTACCTGCCCCAAGTGCTGCCAATTGCCGG contains:
- the tilS gene encoding tRNA lysidine(34) synthetase TilS, producing MARLSPLHLRVQHTIRQKQLFHPGQRLLVGLSGGQDSFCLLKILQDLQPRWDWKLFVLHCDHRWSEDETDCAQFLQKWLQQQGLPHAVETADPIRWDEAGARAWRYQQLSKWAKAWDCSAVVTGHTASDRAETFLFNLLRGTGVSGLTSLDWQRSLEGRDLDSPLLVRPLLDVSRHETEQFCQVYSLPVWPDRSNLDLAHARNRLRLEVIPYLREHLNPQLESALNRVASLLEAEHELVLAQTAQLWLVVYRPDPPRLLRDPLRKAPLAIQRQMLFQFLERVLPHHPSFAQVEAGIRLLHTGRGSRTPDYPGGGWMEVQGEHLIWRDPS